One region of Niallia sp. Man26 genomic DNA includes:
- a CDS encoding PolC-type DNA polymerase III, translating to MAEIEGKLERFQLLLQQLQLTDDAIVTHFRNAKIDKIVIERKAKKWHFHFAFESIIPYNIYQLFTTKLVSNFEHIATVTFNINVQSSLADEILIRDYWSACIEQMQGIAPPLIKLLNEQVPKIQGNKLTITVNNEMEGLAIKRKYADLISNAYQYFGFPAMMIDTEVATQETNDAYAQFLEAKRLEDQERGKQAMLDIQKMEADKEAGDASIPSGPLTIGLTIKDDSDYRRLEEIVDEERRVTIEGYVFFAETKELRSGRTLLTFKITDYTSSIMVKMFSRDKEDAALFQLVKKGMWLRARGSIQNDTFVRDLVMIGNDLNEIKPVERQDTAKEGEKRVELHLHTPMSQMDAVSSVGALVGQAKKWGHKAIAITDHAVAQSFPEAFGAGKKNGVKILYGVEVNLVDDGVPIAYNEKDLHLEDATYVVFDVETTGLSAVYNTIIELAAVKIHNGEIIDRFESFADPHHRLSATTINLTGITDDMVQGAPEIGIVLRKFKDWAGDSILVAHNASFDVGFINVGYQKAGMPKSDNPVIDTLELGRFLYPEMKNHRLNTLAKKFDIELTQHHRAIYDAEATGYLVLKMLKDAQEKGITNHNQLNENMGQGNAYQRARPYHCTLLAQNDVGLKNLFKLVSISHLNYFYRVPRIPRSVLQKHREGLLVGSGCDKGEVFEAMMQKAPEEVESVAPFYDYLEVMPKEVYAHLIEMELVQNEKALEEIIGNITKLGEKLDIPVVATGNVHYQNPNDKIYRQILVGSQGGANPLNRHKLPDVHFRTTNEMLDGFRFLGEDKAKEIVVANSNKIADMIDEIKPIKDDLYTPKIEGADEEMREMSYSMARRIYGDELPEIVEARLEKELKSIIGHGFAVIYLISHKLVKKSLDDGYLVGSRGSVGSSFVATMTEITEVNPLPPHYVCTSCKQSEFFNDGSVGSGFDLPDKDCPNCGIRYKKDGHDIPFETFLGFKGDKVPDIDLNFSGEYQPKAHNYTKVLFGEEYVYRAGTIGTVADKTAYGYVKAYQQDNNLQIRGAEIDRLASGCTGVKRTTGQHPGGIIVVPDYMDIYDFSPIQFPADDRNSEWKTTHFDFHSIHDNLLKLDILGHDDPTVIRMLQDLSGIDPKTIPTDDPEVMKIFSGTESLGVTAEQINCKTGTFGIPEFGTKFVRQMLEDTKPTTFSELVQISGLSHGTDVWLGNAQELIHNNICNLSEVIGCRDDIMVYLIYQGLDPAFAFKIMESVRKGKGLTDEMEEEMRKNEVPEWYIDSCKKIKYMFPKAHAAAYVLMAVRIAYFKVHLPLLYYAAYFTVRAEDFDVDAMVKGAQSIKAVIDEISGKGLDASTKEKNLLTVMELAFEMVERGFSFQKVDLYKSSASEFIIEGNTLIPPFNSIPGLGTNAALNIVRSRQDGEFLSKEDLQQRGKVSKTIMEYLDNHGCLADMPDQNQLSLF from the coding sequence ATGGCAGAAATAGAAGGGAAATTGGAACGATTTCAATTGCTATTGCAGCAGCTTCAATTAACAGATGATGCGATTGTTACCCATTTTCGTAACGCTAAAATAGATAAAATAGTCATTGAAAGAAAAGCGAAAAAATGGCATTTCCATTTCGCGTTTGAAAGCATTATTCCTTATAACATTTATCAATTGTTCACAACTAAACTTGTCAGCAATTTCGAGCATATTGCAACAGTGACATTCAATATAAATGTTCAATCAAGCCTTGCTGATGAAATACTTATAAGGGATTATTGGTCTGCATGTATTGAACAAATGCAGGGAATTGCACCGCCGCTCATTAAATTGCTTAATGAACAAGTGCCGAAAATTCAAGGCAACAAGTTGACGATAACAGTCAATAACGAAATGGAAGGACTGGCTATTAAGCGCAAATATGCTGATTTAATTTCAAATGCTTATCAGTATTTTGGTTTTCCAGCTATGATGATCGATACAGAAGTGGCAACTCAAGAGACGAATGACGCATATGCCCAGTTCCTTGAAGCGAAAAGACTGGAAGATCAAGAAAGAGGAAAACAGGCCATGCTTGATATTCAGAAGATGGAGGCTGACAAAGAAGCTGGCGATGCGAGCATTCCATCAGGTCCGCTTACAATCGGCTTAACAATTAAGGATGACAGCGACTACCGCCGACTTGAGGAAATTGTCGATGAAGAAAGACGAGTGACAATTGAAGGATACGTGTTCTTCGCAGAGACGAAGGAGCTTCGCAGCGGCAGAACATTGCTGACATTCAAGATTACCGACTACACTAGCTCCATCATGGTGAAGATGTTCTCAAGAGACAAGGAGGATGCAGCGTTATTCCAGCTTGTTAAAAAAGGAATGTGGCTAAGGGCGCGAGGCAGCATTCAGAACGACACCTTTGTCAGAGACTTAGTGATGATCGGGAATGACTTAAATGAAATAAAGCCAGTCGAAAGACAGGACACAGCTAAAGAAGGCGAAAAAAGAGTCGAGCTTCATCTCCATACTCCAATGAGCCAAATGGATGCTGTTTCCTCTGTTGGCGCGCTTGTCGGCCAGGCGAAAAAATGGGGTCATAAAGCGATTGCTATAACCGATCACGCAGTTGCCCAATCCTTTCCGGAAGCCTTTGGTGCCGGAAAGAAAAATGGCGTGAAAATCCTTTACGGAGTCGAAGTGAATCTAGTCGATGACGGTGTGCCGATTGCATATAACGAAAAGGATCTGCATTTAGAAGATGCAACATATGTCGTGTTTGACGTAGAGACAACTGGGTTATCTGCTGTTTACAATACAATCATTGAATTGGCAGCGGTGAAGATTCATAACGGAGAAATTATCGACCGCTTTGAATCATTTGCAGACCCTCATCACAGATTGTCGGCAACAACCATTAATCTGACTGGAATTACAGATGATATGGTCCAAGGTGCGCCAGAGATTGGTATCGTCCTGCGCAAATTCAAAGACTGGGCTGGAGACAGCATACTTGTTGCTCACAACGCTTCCTTTGATGTCGGATTTATTAATGTCGGCTATCAAAAGGCTGGAATGCCAAAATCAGATAATCCTGTCATTGATACATTGGAACTAGGAAGATTTTTGTATCCAGAGATGAAAAACCATCGATTGAACACACTTGCGAAAAAGTTTGATATTGAACTGACACAGCATCACCGTGCCATTTACGATGCAGAAGCAACGGGATATTTAGTGTTGAAAATGTTGAAGGATGCACAGGAAAAAGGCATCACCAATCATAATCAGCTTAATGAGAATATGGGGCAAGGCAATGCCTATCAAAGAGCCCGTCCGTATCATTGCACACTGCTAGCCCAAAATGATGTTGGTTTGAAAAACCTATTCAAGCTAGTCTCAATTTCTCACTTGAATTATTTCTACCGTGTGCCGCGCATACCGCGTTCTGTCCTGCAAAAGCACAGAGAAGGATTGCTTGTCGGCTCGGGCTGTGATAAAGGAGAAGTATTTGAGGCAATGATGCAAAAAGCGCCGGAAGAAGTGGAAAGTGTGGCGCCGTTTTATGATTATCTGGAAGTAATGCCGAAAGAAGTATATGCCCATTTAATTGAAATGGAGCTAGTACAAAATGAAAAGGCCCTTGAAGAAATCATCGGAAATATCACAAAGCTCGGTGAGAAACTTGATATACCTGTTGTCGCAACAGGAAATGTCCATTACCAAAACCCGAACGACAAAATTTACAGACAAATACTCGTCGGTTCTCAAGGCGGAGCTAACCCGCTGAACAGGCATAAACTTCCTGATGTTCATTTCAGGACTACAAATGAAATGCTTGACGGCTTCCGCTTTTTAGGAGAAGACAAAGCAAAGGAAATCGTCGTTGCCAACAGCAATAAGATTGCCGATATGATAGATGAAATCAAGCCGATTAAAGATGACTTGTACACACCGAAAATTGAAGGCGCAGATGAAGAAATGCGCGAAATGAGCTACAGCATGGCCCGAAGAATATACGGGGACGAATTGCCAGAAATCGTAGAGGCAAGGCTAGAGAAAGAGCTGAAAAGTATTATCGGCCATGGATTCGCCGTTATCTACTTGATTTCTCATAAACTGGTGAAGAAATCATTGGATGATGGATACTTGGTAGGATCACGTGGATCTGTCGGATCATCCTTCGTTGCCACAATGACCGAAATCACAGAGGTTAATCCGCTTCCGCCTCATTACGTTTGTACAAGCTGTAAGCAATCAGAATTCTTCAATGACGGATCAGTCGGTTCAGGCTTTGATTTGCCAGATAAGGACTGCCCGAATTGTGGAATTAGATATAAAAAAGACGGACATGATATTCCGTTTGAAACCTTCCTTGGGTTTAAAGGGGATAAGGTACCTGATATAGATTTGAACTTTTCCGGGGAATACCAACCAAAAGCCCATAACTATACAAAGGTGCTGTTTGGTGAGGAATATGTTTACCGTGCAGGAACGATAGGTACTGTCGCAGATAAGACAGCTTACGGATATGTTAAGGCGTATCAGCAGGATAATAACCTGCAAATTAGAGGTGCGGAAATTGATCGGCTTGCATCAGGCTGTACTGGTGTAAAACGTACTACAGGTCAGCATCCAGGGGGAATTATCGTAGTACCTGATTATATGGATATTTACGACTTTTCACCTATTCAATTCCCGGCAGATGATAGAAATTCTGAATGGAAAACGACTCACTTTGACTTCCATTCCATTCATGATAACCTACTTAAGCTTGATATACTTGGACACGATGATCCGACTGTTATCAGGATGCTACAGGATTTGAGCGGGATTGATCCGAAAACCATTCCGACAGATGATCCGGAAGTAATGAAAATCTTCAGCGGTACGGAGTCACTTGGTGTTACAGCGGAACAGATTAATTGCAAAACAGGTACTTTTGGAATACCAGAGTTCGGAACTAAATTCGTCCGACAAATGCTTGAGGATACAAAACCAACTACATTCTCAGAGCTTGTCCAAATCTCTGGACTTTCACATGGTACAGACGTTTGGCTCGGCAATGCACAAGAGCTTATCCACAATAATATCTGTAACCTGAGTGAAGTTATCGGCTGTCGTGATGACATCATGGTTTACCTGATATACCAAGGTTTAGACCCGGCATTTGCCTTTAAAATCATGGAAAGTGTCCGTAAAGGTAAAGGTCTAACTGATGAGATGGAAGAGGAAATGCGTAAAAATGAAGTGCCGGAATGGTACATTGATTCTTGTAAAAAGATAAAATATATGTTCCCGAAGGCGCATGCTGCGGCTTACGTCCTCATGGCCGTAAGGATTGCCTATTTTAAAGTGCATCTTCCGCTTCTTTACTATGCAGCATACTTCACAGTTAGAGCAGAAGATTTTGATGTAGACGCCATGGTGAAAGGCGCCCAAAGCATTAAAGCAGTTATAGATGAAATCAGCGGCAAAGGTCTTGATGCATCTACTAAGGAGAAAAACTTGCTTACAGTTATGGAGCTTGCTTTCGAAATGGTAGAGCGAGGATTCTCTTTCCAAAAAGTCGATTTATATAAATCAAGTGCTTCTGAATTCATTATTGAAGGAAATACTCTTATTCCGCCGTTTAACAGTATTCCAGGCCTTGGAACAAATGCGGCATTGAATATTGTGCGTTCAAGACAAGACGGCGAGTTTCTGTCTAAAGAAGATTTGCAACAGCGCGGAAAAGTGTCTAAAACTATCATGGAGTACTTGGATAACCATGGCTGCTTAGCTGACATGCCGGACCAAAACCAGCTGTCACTATTCTAA
- a CDS encoding phosphatidate cytidylyltransferase, which produces MKQRTITGVIAAAIFILFILLGDMPLVLFTFLIAAIGLYELLKMRKLPLLSFSGILSLLVTWIFILPDQYSGFLAHWNLSKTEIGLLAIMLYLSYMVASKNKFTFDDVGFSVLSVLYMGVGFHFFVQISNNDLTILVYSLFIIWATDSGAYFIGRAIGKRKLWPEISPNKTVEGFIGGIVCAVIVSVLFYVFGYIEWSIIPFITIILSIFGQIGDLAESALKRHYGVKDSGKILPGHGGILDRFDSLLFVWPLLYFILDIVGKI; this is translated from the coding sequence ATGAAACAGAGAACTATTACAGGAGTGATTGCGGCAGCTATTTTTATCCTGTTTATCTTGCTTGGCGACATGCCATTGGTGCTGTTTACATTTTTAATTGCGGCCATTGGTTTATACGAGCTGCTGAAGATGAGAAAGCTTCCGCTTTTATCTTTTAGCGGCATTCTTTCCTTGCTGGTGACATGGATATTTATATTGCCAGATCAATACAGCGGTTTTCTAGCACATTGGAACTTGTCAAAAACAGAAATAGGCTTGCTTGCCATCATGCTTTATTTAAGCTATATGGTTGCATCTAAAAACAAATTTACTTTTGATGATGTCGGCTTTTCCGTCCTTTCTGTCCTTTATATGGGTGTCGGTTTTCATTTTTTTGTGCAAATTTCAAATAATGATCTGACTATCCTCGTTTACTCATTATTTATTATTTGGGCGACAGATTCAGGTGCTTATTTTATTGGACGAGCTATCGGAAAAAGGAAGCTTTGGCCGGAAATTAGTCCGAATAAGACTGTTGAAGGCTTTATCGGAGGCATTGTTTGTGCCGTTATCGTTTCAGTTCTATTTTATGTGTTTGGCTACATAGAATGGTCTATAATACCGTTTATTACAATCATCTTGTCTATTTTTGGACAAATTGGTGATTTGGCAGAATCTGCGCTTAAACGCCATTACGGTGTTAAAGATTCTGGTAAGATTCTTCCGGGACATGGCGGCATCCTGGATCGTTTTGACAGTTTACTGTTTGTTTGGCCGCTGCTGTATTTTATTTTAGATATAGTAGGTAAAATATAA
- a CDS encoding isoprenyl transferase: protein MFNKLRLWKTGTTTNTLQDQISKIKQQKVPEHVAIIMDGNGRWAKKRKLPRIAGHHEGMKCVKRITKMADDLGIKVLTLYAFSTENWKRPKTEVDYIMSLPEQFLGTFLPELIEKNVRVTAIGYKEKLPEHTLKALDNAVEKTKNNTGLNLNFALNYGSRSEILQAVSNIVKDCQNGSMEAMDITEEVFSSYLMTGGLNDPDLLIRTSGEIRISNFMLWQLAYTELWFTDVLWPDFKEEHLIEAIEVFQSRQRRFGGV from the coding sequence ATGTTTAACAAATTAAGGTTATGGAAGACGGGGACCACTACTAATACTCTCCAAGACCAGATAAGCAAAATAAAGCAGCAGAAAGTTCCGGAGCATGTCGCTATCATAATGGACGGCAATGGCAGATGGGCTAAAAAAAGAAAGCTGCCAAGGATAGCTGGCCATCATGAAGGAATGAAATGTGTCAAACGCATTACGAAGATGGCTGATGATTTGGGGATAAAAGTTTTGACCCTATATGCCTTTTCAACAGAAAATTGGAAACGGCCGAAAACGGAAGTTGATTATATCATGTCACTGCCTGAACAGTTTTTAGGAACCTTCTTGCCGGAGTTAATTGAGAAGAATGTTCGCGTGACTGCCATTGGATATAAAGAAAAGCTTCCGGAACATACCTTAAAAGCATTGGATAATGCAGTGGAAAAAACAAAAAATAATACTGGCTTGAATTTGAATTTCGCTTTGAACTATGGGAGCAGATCGGAAATTCTTCAAGCGGTAAGCAACATCGTAAAAGATTGTCAAAACGGAAGTATGGAAGCAATGGACATTACAGAAGAAGTCTTTTCATCTTATTTGATGACAGGCGGACTGAATGATCCGGATTTGCTGATTCGCACAAGCGGCGAAATCCGTATAAGCAACTTTATGCTGTGGCAGCTTGCCTATACAGAGCTTTGGTTCACAGATGTCCTCTGGCCGGATTTCAAAGAGGAGCATTTAATCGAAGCTATTGAAGTATTCCAAAGTCGCCAGCGGCGTTTTGGAGGAGTCTAA
- the rseP gene encoding RIP metalloprotease RseP: MYTVVAFIIIFGALVFFHELGHFVFAKRAGILCREFAIGFGPKVFSQKRGETTYTIRLLPLGGFVRMAGEDAEMIEIKAGHRIGLLFGKDGSVEKIILNNKEKYPNARIINVEAADLDHDLTIKGYAEDDMNEELQVFRIHREAVIIENGIETQIAPYDRQFNSKTLWQRTLAIFAGPMMNFVLAFVVFVIIALTQGMPSNEPKLGKLTEDGVAITAGLKEGDTVLSIDGQSVSSWEDVVSIIQKSPGEELEFLLVRNGQEMTVDVTPKETEVEDGEKIGLVGVYSPMEKSPLKAFQYGVTETYTWTKTIIGAVGKLVTGQFSIDALSGPVGIYKSTDTVAQSGIYSLMRWAAILSINLGIMNLLPLPALDGGRLIFFAIEAIRGKPIDRHKEGIVHFVGFALLMLLMIVVTWNDIQRFFLK; this comes from the coding sequence TTGTATACAGTAGTTGCTTTTATTATCATTTTTGGTGCGTTAGTGTTTTTTCATGAGCTCGGACACTTCGTATTTGCAAAAAGGGCAGGTATCCTGTGCCGTGAATTTGCAATTGGATTCGGTCCAAAAGTCTTTTCTCAAAAGAGAGGAGAAACAACGTATACCATTCGTCTTCTTCCATTAGGCGGATTTGTCCGCATGGCTGGGGAAGACGCTGAAATGATTGAAATTAAAGCAGGACATCGGATTGGGCTGCTTTTTGGCAAAGATGGATCAGTGGAGAAAATCATTCTTAATAACAAAGAAAAGTATCCGAATGCAAGAATAATTAATGTTGAAGCTGCCGACCTAGATCACGATTTAACGATCAAAGGTTATGCAGAAGATGATATGAATGAAGAGCTGCAAGTATTCCGAATTCATAGAGAAGCGGTTATCATCGAAAATGGCATTGAAACACAAATTGCGCCATATGATCGTCAATTCAATAGTAAAACTCTATGGCAACGCACATTGGCTATCTTTGCAGGGCCGATGATGAACTTTGTTCTAGCTTTCGTTGTGTTTGTTATCATTGCTTTAACACAAGGAATGCCTTCCAATGAGCCGAAGCTTGGCAAATTGACAGAGGATGGTGTGGCAATCACTGCAGGCTTAAAAGAAGGAGATACTGTATTAAGTATTGACGGACAATCTGTTTCTTCTTGGGAGGATGTTGTCTCTATCATTCAGAAGAGCCCAGGTGAAGAGCTGGAGTTCCTGCTTGTCCGAAACGGGCAGGAAATGACTGTTGACGTTACGCCTAAAGAAACGGAAGTGGAAGACGGAGAAAAGATCGGATTAGTTGGTGTATACAGCCCGATGGAAAAATCCCCGTTAAAAGCATTCCAATACGGTGTAACAGAAACCTATACATGGACGAAAACGATCATTGGAGCAGTCGGTAAACTGGTAACAGGACAATTCTCCATCGATGCGTTAAGCGGACCTGTGGGAATCTATAAATCAACGGATACGGTCGCTCAATCAGGTATATACTCATTGATGAGATGGGCGGCTATCTTGAGCATTAACTTAGGTATCATGAACTTGCTGCCGCTGCCGGCTCTTGACGGCGGAAGATTGATCTTCTTTGCTATTGAGGCAATCAGAGGCAAGCCGATTGACAGGCATAAAGAAGGAATTGTTCACTTTGTTGGCTTTGCATTGCTGATGCTGCTAATGATTGTGGTAACGTGGAACGATATTCAGCGTTTCTTCCTTAAATAA
- a CDS encoding proline--tRNA ligase: MKQSKMLIPTLREVPADAEIKSHQLLLRAGYIRQNASGIYSYLPLANKVLKKIEQIIREEMDNSGSVELLMPAMQQAELWQESGRWYSYGPELMRLNDRNNREFALGATHEEVITSLIRDEIKSYKRLPLSLYQIQTKFRDEKRPRFGILRGREFIMKDAYSFHSSHESLGEVYDAIFQAYCNIFERCGLNYRAVIADSGAMGGKDTHEFMALSDVGEDTIAYSTESNYAANIEMAPVLAVYEKEDTPQGELEKVKTENVKTIEQVSAFLNVSENKCIKSLLFKVDDKHVLVLVRGDHEVNDIKLKNLLEASTVELADASETKNILGCSVGSLGPIGVKDVEVIADNAVQYVVNGVCGANEEDYHYTNVNPERDFAVSQYADLRFIQEGDVSPDGKGTIVFAKGIEVGHVFKLGTRYSEAMGASYLDENGRSQSIIMGCYGIGVSRTMAAIVEQFNDERGIVWPKAIAPFDLHLITVNAKDEAQTELTDKLYNSLKQNRYDVLVDDRAERAGVKFADSDLIGLPIRITVGKKAAEGIVELKERSSGEVHEVHVDNLLETLAKLSN, translated from the coding sequence ATGAAGCAAAGTAAAATGTTAATCCCGACTTTAAGGGAAGTGCCAGCAGACGCAGAAATTAAAAGCCATCAGCTGCTTTTGCGCGCAGGCTATATCAGGCAGAATGCGAGCGGAATATATTCTTATTTGCCATTAGCAAATAAAGTGCTGAAAAAGATTGAACAAATTATCCGTGAAGAAATGGATAATTCAGGATCAGTCGAGCTGCTAATGCCTGCTATGCAACAAGCAGAACTTTGGCAAGAGTCTGGCAGATGGTATTCTTACGGACCAGAATTAATGCGTCTAAATGACCGTAATAATCGTGAATTCGCCCTCGGTGCAACACATGAGGAAGTAATCACAAGCCTAATTAGGGATGAAATTAAATCATATAAGCGTTTGCCTTTATCTCTTTATCAAATTCAAACGAAATTCAGAGATGAAAAGAGACCAAGATTCGGGATTTTACGTGGCCGTGAGTTCATCATGAAGGATGCTTATTCCTTCCACAGCTCTCACGAAAGTCTTGGGGAAGTGTATGATGCAATCTTCCAGGCATATTGCAATATTTTTGAAAGATGCGGTTTGAACTACCGTGCTGTTATTGCAGACAGCGGCGCTATGGGCGGAAAAGATACGCATGAATTTATGGCACTTTCCGATGTTGGAGAGGATACAATCGCTTATTCAACAGAATCAAACTATGCAGCTAATATTGAAATGGCACCAGTGCTTGCTGTATATGAAAAAGAGGATACACCTCAAGGCGAGCTTGAGAAGGTAAAAACAGAAAACGTTAAAACAATCGAGCAAGTTTCAGCTTTCTTGAATGTTTCAGAAAATAAATGCATCAAATCACTTCTATTTAAAGTGGACGACAAGCATGTACTTGTATTAGTTCGCGGAGATCATGAAGTGAACGATATTAAATTGAAAAACTTGCTTGAAGCATCAACTGTCGAGCTTGCTGATGCGTCCGAAACAAAGAATATTCTAGGCTGCAGTGTTGGTTCACTCGGACCAATCGGCGTTAAAGATGTGGAAGTAATTGCAGATAATGCGGTTCAATATGTTGTTAATGGTGTTTGCGGAGCAAATGAAGAAGACTATCATTATACGAATGTAAACCCAGAAAGAGACTTTGCTGTAAGTCAATATGCTGATTTGCGCTTCATTCAAGAAGGGGATGTTTCTCCAGATGGAAAAGGTACAATCGTGTTTGCAAAAGGAATTGAAGTTGGTCATGTCTTTAAACTAGGAACTCGCTACAGTGAAGCAATGGGTGCGAGCTATCTGGATGAAAATGGCCGTTCTCAGTCTATCATCATGGGCTGCTACGGTATCGGTGTGTCTAGAACAATGGCTGCAATCGTTGAGCAATTTAATGATGAGAGAGGCATCGTTTGGCCAAAAGCAATCGCACCATTCGATCTGCATCTGATTACAGTTAATGCTAAGGACGAAGCTCAAACAGAATTGACAGACAAGCTATATAATAGCTTGAAGCAAAACCGTTATGATGTGCTTGTTGATGATCGTGCGGAAAGAGCGGGAGTAAAGTTTGCAGATTCTGATTTAATCGGTTTGCCAATTCGTATTACTGTCGGCAAAAAAGCGGCAGAAGGAATTGTAGAACTGAAAGAAAGAAGCAGCGGCGAGGTTCATGAGGTTCATGTTGATAATCTGCTTGAGACTCTTGCAAAGCTTTCCAACTAA
- the dxr gene encoding 1-deoxy-D-xylulose-5-phosphate reductoisomerase yields MKHISLLGATGSVGTQTLDVIREHPDSFKLVAFSSGRNIELTRQIIAEFQPALVSVTEKEDCDKLKVEFANTKFTFGQEGLVEVAVFDKADILVNAVLGSVGLYPTLQAIEAKKTIAIANKETLVTAGHLVMEAAKKNNVPILPVDSEHSAIYQCLQGEKEKNIERLIITASGGSFRDLSRADLQHVTVEDALKHPNWSMGAKITIDSATMMNKGLEVIEAFWLFALPYDQIDVLLHKESIIHSMVEFHDSSVIAQLGTPDMKVPIQYALTYPDRLPLRSSERLDLAKIGKLHFQEMDLERFRCLHFAIEAGKAGGTLPTVLNAANEVAVSRFLKGEISFLQIEELIERALNNHRLIANPSLAIIQEVDQETRKIASTLL; encoded by the coding sequence GTGAAACATATCAGTTTATTAGGTGCAACTGGTTCGGTAGGAACACAGACGTTGGATGTCATAAGAGAACATCCCGATAGCTTTAAGCTTGTCGCCTTTTCTTCAGGCAGAAATATAGAGCTGACAAGGCAGATCATCGCAGAATTCCAGCCAGCATTAGTATCGGTTACTGAAAAGGAAGACTGCGACAAATTAAAGGTTGAGTTTGCTAATACCAAGTTTACGTTTGGTCAGGAAGGTTTGGTAGAGGTAGCAGTCTTTGACAAGGCGGACATACTGGTGAATGCTGTGCTTGGAAGTGTCGGTTTATACCCTACTTTACAGGCAATTGAAGCAAAAAAGACAATTGCAATTGCCAATAAAGAAACATTGGTGACAGCTGGTCACTTGGTGATGGAAGCAGCGAAAAAGAATAATGTTCCCATCCTCCCTGTTGATAGTGAACATTCAGCTATTTATCAATGCTTGCAAGGTGAAAAAGAAAAAAATATTGAACGCTTAATCATAACAGCCTCAGGCGGCAGCTTCCGTGATTTATCGAGAGCAGACCTGCAGCATGTGACAGTAGAGGATGCCCTAAAGCATCCAAATTGGTCAATGGGTGCGAAAATCACGATTGATTCTGCAACAATGATGAATAAAGGCTTGGAGGTTATCGAGGCATTTTGGTTATTTGCATTGCCTTATGATCAAATTGATGTCTTATTACATAAGGAAAGCATCATCCACTCTATGGTCGAATTCCATGACAGCAGTGTCATTGCTCAGCTTGGCACACCAGACATGAAAGTGCCTATTCAATACGCGCTGACATATCCGGACCGCCTTCCCCTTCGATCGTCAGAACGTCTCGATCTTGCAAAAATCGGGAAACTGCATTTTCAGGAGATGGATCTTGAACGGTTCCGCTGTCTGCATTTCGCGATTGAAGCGGGCAAAGCCGGCGGTACGCTGCCAACCGTTTTAAATGCTGCCAATGAAGTGGCTGTTTCCAGGTTCTTGAAAGGGGAAATCAGCTTCTTGCAAATTGAAGAGCTGATTGAAAGAGCGTTGAACAATCATCGTCTTATCGCTAATCCAAGCCTTGCCATTATCCAAGAGGTTGATCAAGAAACGAGAAAAATTGCAAGCACACTTCTATAA
- the frr gene encoding ribosome recycling factor, whose translation MPKQVISSTKERMDKAIQSYSRELASIRAGRANAALLDRINVDYYGAPTPVNQLAGISVPEARLLVIQPYDKSILGEIEKAILKSDIGLNPTNDGNIIRLTIPMLTEERRKELVKNVKKESEEAKIAIRNIRRDGNDDLKKLEKNGEITEDALRGYSDDIQKLTDDYITKVDALTKEKEKEILEV comes from the coding sequence ATGCCAAAACAAGTCATTTCAAGTACAAAGGAAAGAATGGATAAAGCAATCCAAAGCTATTCACGTGAACTTGCAAGCATCCGTGCAGGAAGAGCTAATGCAGCCCTTCTAGATCGCATCAATGTGGATTACTACGGAGCGCCAACACCAGTAAACCAACTAGCTGGAATCAGCGTGCCGGAAGCAAGACTGCTTGTCATTCAGCCTTACGATAAATCAATTCTAGGTGAAATCGAAAAAGCTATTCTAAAATCAGATATTGGGTTAAACCCAACGAATGATGGTAATATCATTCGCCTGACTATCCCAATGCTTACAGAAGAACGCCGTAAAGAACTGGTTAAAAACGTTAAAAAAGAATCAGAAGAAGCGAAAATCGCTATCCGTAACATCCGCAGAGATGGGAATGACGATTTGAAAAAGCTTGAAAAGAACGGTGAAATCACAGAAGATGCTTTGCGTGGTTACAGTGATGATATTCAAAAGCTTACAGATGATTACATTACAAAAGTGGATGCATTGACAAAAGAGAAAGAAAAAGAAATTCTAGAGGTATAA